The Brassica oleracea var. oleracea cultivar TO1000 chromosome C6, BOL, whole genome shotgun sequence genomic interval CGGGTTTTCATAATTACGAATCAAAATAATAGGGATGAAACTGAACATTTCAGAAAAAATGGGTAGAATTGAAAGGAAAGAGTACTAACGATTTAATTACCCATGATGGAGATACATGTGTCAAGCATTAATGTAAATCAGAAAATCGGACGGTGAACGTTAGTAGCGGCAAATCAACGGTCATAACAGGGAAGGACGAATTTAGACATAAAGAAGAAAAAAAAAAGGAGACAGAGGGTAAAGTGATACCAAGCAATAAGATAACAACACGTGTCAATTTAACGTGGAAGTGTGTCCTAGCGTAGGTCCCAAAAACGTGTACTGATTGGCGTAAATGACGTGATGTCGGTGGTGTGGGTCCACCTGACTTATTAAAAAAAAAAAAACTGATGCCCCGTTGGAAGATAATTGTAGCATAGAAATGATGAATTTTGGGGAAATTAATAACGTTTATTCAGTTTTCCATATTAAGCGTTACAAAAAAAAAAATTACGTGCAAGTTTTTTTTGGTAAAGGATTCGTAGTCTTATCACGCTAGGAATCAACCAGTTCAGGAAGTTGGTTTCCAAACGTGAACAAGGTTTTCGTAATCTCATCTATGAACAAGGTTGTGTGTTTTCCAACTTATACGGTTTGTTAAGAAAAACTATACGATTTTCTAAGTTAAACTTAAATGTAAATCTATGATGAACATAAGGGGAAACAAATGAGCATACGATTACTTGGACTTCTTAATATAATGAGATGTGTTAACGAGTGGGAATGTCATTTTTTACCTAATTGATAAACAAAACTATAACATCAGAAAGGAGTAAAGGACAGATGGTAATCAGTGATCCATCTTCTCTTTAGATTGGCCTAAAATAAAAATGAACCGTGTTCCATTATAAAGGATGAACACGACGTGCCACATCATTATACCCGCTCCTCTAAACTTTGAATCAAAGACGTTTCGCGAACCACCGTGACATACCAACACACATATCAGACAAACCGATCTCTTTCAATTCTTGATTGGTCGTCGTCTTTTATTGTCCTTATCCTTTGAATAATATTTTCGGTGATAGCAAAAACGATATCTTGTAGCCGACGTTCTCGTGATAATACATACTTATCTGGTTATATATATACCCATCAAACTTAAAAAACTATCTATACGTATAAGATAAACTGGTGTATATTTGAAAATAGTATAGTTTCAAAAGTTATAAGCTTAGAGCAAAGTGCTTAATTGCATCATTTGTGTATGCTAATCTTGTGTCTATTTTCTTTTACTTTTCACCCCCCGTCTGGACATGATATCTGCCTTATTTGCTGTCAAATCAAGGAATATTCAACGATATTTATCACTCAATTTATTTGATGGACACGAGAATCGATCAATGCATTGCGAATTCTTCTGATGAAATAAAAGAAGCTTTCATATTATATCTACAACTTGGTGTAACCAGCTCACTGCTATGAGCCAAGAAGATGAACCTTAGCGATTACAATTCAATAGGCCCAACATAACATGGGCCTTTGGGTTAGAGTCGGATCACGTAGTCAACATTCGATACTAGTGCATTACATGCGCTAGACCTTTTGTGCTTGTAGTAGTTTGTGATTTATAGATTCTTTGTAGCTTGACAATGAAGATGTTATTATGCACAATCTTACCGTTGTACTTGATGCTATTCGTTTCATTGGCTTTGTTTTTATACAGGGTCGATGTCGTTGTCTTTTTATATTCGTACACAACTTCATATTGAGAGCTGAGCTCAGACTTTCTCCGGTACGCATCTTCTCTGTCCTGTGAAGATTGAGCTGACCTGAGATTAGGTTACTTGAATATCAATGGGTGTAATTTTATGGCTTAGCTTAGACAAATCAGGCTCTAACTGAGGATATGTGTTAATTTGTTTTTTCTTTCTCTATTTTTTTTTTAAATCAGCATTTTGTGATTATAAAAATATCTTGTTTTCCATCTATCATTGTAACATATTTTATCGTTTGTGTAGTTATTTTGATTTGTTGCTTGTTGAAGTTCAAAAAAGAATCGTTTGCGGGATTTCATGTGACTAGAAAAGAGAAAACAAAGAACACTCATGAAAGTTAAAGAGAGAACTACATAGAAAATGAAAGTACCAAGCAACTTGCTCTAAAAAGATCACATGCTTCCATCACCACCACTAACATATTTCCTTTGCCCTCTTCAAACCGCTAGAGTATTCTTGTTTCTAAATAGTTATTAAGAACGCGTGGTTAAACATATTGTCTTATACATTGTGTTACGGTCTGTTAATACAATAGCTTTGCTAGATATAATTGGTTCACTCAAATTACTAAACAATAAGATGGATATATTGCTTGGTCAGAGTCCATACATTGTAAAAGAAAGAAAGTTAACCAAGTTAATAACCAAGAAAACTGAAATTGCACCAAATTTTAGCAAAAAAAAAAAAAAAATATGTAAAATATCTAGATATATGTGGAAGGGCCGTATGTAATTCCACAAGTGACCGTGATCTAAAAAGTGGGAAAACTTGTAAAGAATTGAATAAACACGAACACCCTTCTCCCTCCACACGTACCCTTGGTTATATATATAGGCACTTACGGTTGCATTTAAAAGGCATCACAACCAAAGTATCAGAGCAGAAGTAACACACACACTAAAGCTTATAATGAAGAGGTTATATTCTAAGGGGATGAGACTCTCTGAGTTGATGGAGAAATGGAGAAAGAGGAAGAAAGGGCATTTCACTGTTTACACCAAAGAAGGGAAGAGATTCGTTTTGCCCTTGGATTATCTCAACCATCCGATCTTACAAGTGTTATTGGAGATGGCTGAGGATGAGTTTGGAACTACCATTGATGGTCCTTTAAAGATTCCTTGCGATGGGAGTTTAATGGATCACGTCATCATGCTTGTGAGGAGAAGTATCTCTCATAACTATGATGATGATGAAGTGGGGAAGAAGTCAGAGGATTGTTCCACGAGCACCTGCAAGGGAGCTTTAATCTCTTCTCTAATACCTCTCTTTCGTGGACATAACCAGCTCCGGTCTTTAGTTTCCTAATAATTTGGTGGTTGTGGACTCGAAGGTGTTGTAGATATATACATGTAATTTGTTTTTGGTAATTGGAATGTAATGAGTGTAATCAACCTGATATTTGAAATGATTTGTATTAAAATGAATTAATGTTTTTTTTCAGCTTATTGTTTAAAAATGTATTTTAAAATCTACTATCGTTAAAAAAAAAAAAAAAAAATCTTGTTTTAGATGGAATTCCAGCATGCAATCATAATAATTTTTTTAATTCATCGAAAATCATACAAAATAAACTCTTTTCAAATAATCTCAAAATACGTAATTCAATACACCTCGTAGGGTAATAATCTTACAAAGTTTTGGTTAGTGTAGGAGATGATAACTTATCAATCAAAACTTCTTAATTACTACTAGAACTTTTAATGGGCCTAGTCCTTTAAATGGTCCAAGTCTTAATTGGGCCTTTACTTTTAAAGCCTGAGGCCTTGTCTAAAGATGTAACGAAAAGTGGCGGAGTCGCGAGTCACACCTGCTTGGATTGAATCTCAGGTAGGCATTGTGAAAATTGCAGTGCGAATCGGGAATCTGTAGGGTTTGGAGAAAATGGGCGGAGGAGGAGGTATAACATACAAGGGAGTCACTGTACACACTCCCAAGACGTGGCACACCGTCGCCGGAAAGGGCTTGTGCGGCGTTATGTGGTAACATTTCTCTTTCTCTCTCCTTTGCTTTTCAAGCTTAGATCTTTACTCCTCCATCGAAGCTAAGATCTTACCTTTAGAGTATCGGTCAATTGATATTCCCGACGAATCCGATTGATTTGTCTGTTTCAGTTTGTTGATTAAATTTTTTAGACAATGGATATGTCTTAATTAGTATCATAGAGACAATTAGACAGCTGTTGATTATGAATTGGGTTATGTCTCTGGTCGGAACCAATATCAATGTCATTTCAATTTTTTTTTTTTTTTTTTTTTTTGAAGGTTCTGGATTTTGTACAGAGCAAAGCAAGATGGTCCTGTAGTCATGGTAAGACTCTCTCTCCCCCCTTTTATATTTGCCTCAATCTTTGTTTAGTTTCGAGCTTTTTTTATTTGAATTGTATCAATTTTTCTACTCCTTCCATGGTGGCTAAATGGTGATCTTTGCTATATCGCAATTGTTAGGGATGGAGGCACCCGTGGGATGGCCATGGTGATCATGGTCATGGTGGGGATCATCACTAGGTAATGCATGTATTAATCAATTTCTGATCGAATCATTAAAGTTCTTATCTAACGCTCGTGATTGTTTTTACGGTGATCCTAAATAATAAGACAGCAGTTCGTTAATGTTTATGCATAATGTTGATGTAGCAAATACTAAGTTGTCACTTGCTAACGAGATCTCTCTTGTTAAAAAAATGGTGTGTAGTTAGTCTTGAATGAAGTTTGTAGCTTTGATTCAGACTTTAGTTCAAGAACGTTCTTGATTTATATTCTCTATAGTGAATCATTAACCCTCTTTGAAGTCGAGTGATTGAGAATGGAGTGCGTTTATCTTGAAAGATCGTTAATAGTTTAGTCGCACATACTTTGCTGTTTCTCTTTGTTGAGAGATATTGTTAGCTCGGAGTTAGCCAAAAAATGATTAACCTCACCTTCCATGCAAACCTAGCTGTAATGTTGATAAACACTACTCGTTTTGCTTGAGACTAATCTTGTTTTGGGTTATTCTGCTAGGTCTCATCGAACCTTTGAAGATCAAGGCGAAAAATGTATGTCTCTTTCTTTTCTTTTCTTTTCTTTTCAGTTTCATGTCTAAATAAATACAACTATGAACGAAGACGTCGATTGTTTTCGTACACAACTTTGTAAGATTTGCTGCTCCTGTTTTAAGTTGCTACTTGGATTGCACTTGATGTTTTCTCTGTCTACAAATGAATTTAAACAATTATACTTATGGTTCCTTGATTATCCTTGCATAGTAGTAAAAATAATGATAACATGCCTTGTCTAACCATGCTAAGTGCTAACATATTAATAAGCATCAATACCAAGTCACAACATTTACGTAAATAACTATGACAGCTACAGAAATTTTATTATTATTAGAGGGAAAAAAAATCCCTTTAGTTAAGTCTTAATCAACCTTAATAAACTGGTTGAGAAACAAGTGAAAAATGAATATAATGATTCAAACATGCAATAAAGTAGAAATCAATGTAATGTCAATCAAACATGTCCAGAAGCAAAACCTAACTGGACATGTATAAATCTAGCTGGTAATAATATTAAGAAGTGAAACTCTTGTATGAATCAATCGCCTGAAAATGGACTCCAATTCTATCTCAAGCTCCTCCACAGCAATCTCTGCTGCTTCCAATCTCGTAGCTGCGCTTTGAACTGCGGTCTCGTCCCATATATCATCTAACCAATCCGAAGATCGAGAAGTAAAGATCGAAGACAAAGACCCTTTGCTCGATCTCTTCTCTAGCCAAGGAATACAACCAAGAGAGAACAAAGACTCGACCATTGTCACAACAGCTCCTCTCACTTCCTTTAAAACCTCAGCTACAAATAGAAGATTAAGTTCTGTCGGCATCGCTACTCCTCCTCCGGTTCGTTTCATGCTCTTTAGACAGTTTAAGCATTTCAATATCTCCTTCTTGAGCCTGTTCTTGTATTGATTATACGCTGCTATCTTCTCGTTCACATCTGATGATTCGTTTCCACGTAGAGTAAGTTGTAGATCGTGCAAGCTGTGCTTAACTAGCGTCATCACATCTTTAGATACGCTACAGATGTCTAACATCCTCAATGAAGCTTCAGAAACTTGTTCCGTCCACTTCTCTTGTCCTTGTTCAGACAGAGATTCTCTTGTTTTTGGACAGTGATCGAGGAGATAGTTTGCGCAGTCGTGTAGCTCTCTCAAACCCTCGAAGTTAATCTGAGCCATAATGATCTTAACTTTTTCAAGATATATTTAGCTAGGAATATAACAAAATGGATTGAAACGGTATTAGAGATATAGTGAAATGCATGTAAGAGGGAGATTATATAGAGTTGAGACGATGGATCTGAAGGAAAGTACAATGAAGGTTCCTTACAATGGGTTTGTACGGACGTGGGACACCTGGGGAACAACTCATTTTGGACATATTATCAAAATAATGATTTAAATTATTCAAAACTGTCTCAATGAACCTTCTATATACGTAAGACACTCGTGGGTTACAATACATTGTGGATTTGTTTTGATATCCTGTTGTATAATATATAGTTTTAAATAATTTATTTTATTGTTTATAAGGTTTAAGTATATACCATGCATGCACGAGCGACGGTGCCAGGTTGTGTCGATAAATTTCAGCAATTTGGAATTTAAGAGTCTAAATAAAATGGAATGAAAAATATTTTAATCTCAGATCAAAGTTAAAATATTGTGTTACGTGTTTTATCACTTCTCAGAGAAGATATATTAATGTACAAAATATATTTTTTGTGTTTGTCACTCTCTTATGTATTAAACAAACCTATCAACATATATTAATTATCAATGGTTATATGATTGAAACTACAAAGAAAAACAGATCAATATGGATCTTTTTTTTAGCAAGTCCATATGGATCTTTATAAACCAAACAGTATACTAAAACTATTGTAAATCTTTTTCCTTAGAATTTTTTTTTTAAAAACCCTAAAGTTTTCTACCAATTCCAACTAAGAAACAATGAACCATTTGGCTTCTACGTACAACAAACATTCAGCTCCATATAATTTGTTTATCACTAAGGTAACTACCTCGACGGCTCAACCTATGCATATATTCGACTGCTAGATTAGATTTTGTGATTATTAAGATCTTTATATCTCAGGTTAGTTTCAACAAATGAATCTCTTCTCAAATTAATCTCAAATATATATCATTAGATTCTTATAAAAAAAAATTTCAACAAATGCATTAAGTTTATTCTGCTGTTAGTGGAGAAATCTTATTATTCGATTTTCCCATTTGAAAAGTACTACACGAATAATCAATCATTCATGTATTATATGATTTTTGTTGCCACCATCATGCATAAACATTATTAAGCAGTTTCTTAATATCTCAAGAGGTTCTTAAAAAGTAATAAACAAAAATTAATATAATAATTTTGAAAAACAAGATTAATTGTAAATAATATATGAGTATAAGATATTTTGCATGAGTTTGTTAACATTTTGAATTACTCATATATTATTTATTATTTTTGAGAATTTCATTGAGGTCTCGTTTTCAAGACAACCCACCAATCCCATTAATCTCGATGTAAAAGCCCATTATTGTAAACTCATACCAGCTCTATCTTGCAACATTTGCGGAGGAGATAGTGAGTGATGAGATGTGCTCATTGTTCAAGCTTGTGATAATGTGATTGTATAATCTAATGTAATATGCACAATAACTGAAATTTCTAGGAAAGTTACATAGTTTCAGCTTCAAAGAGTAAGCATGTTAAGAAGCGAAACTCTTGTCTTCAACAATTTCTTGTACACACACTCCAACTCTCCTTCTGTTGCTTCAATCATTTGCTCTGTTTCTCTCAGCTTTTTCAGCTCATCTCCTTCAGCTTCTTGATTCTTCTTGTTAAATATCCTCGACATGATTCCTCTACAACCACTTCTTGATATCTGCTTATGATTCATCGTCACCACTTCCATCAACAAAGAAACAAGAACATCGAAACTCGTCTCCTTAACTTTCTTCATCACATTAATGGCACCTCCACAATCTTTCTTCTTCTTCTTATTTTTCATCTTCAACTGTTTACCGATCTTTCTGCTCAAGACTCTTCTCTTAAACACGTATGCATCGATCTCACGCGTCAAGAATGCATCATGATCTCCTCCTGATTTGCTTCTGATCACTCTCCTCCTCAAGCTCGACTCGAGTTCTCTGACTTGCTCTTTTGCCTCCATCAAAACGTCTCTGATCGTGTAACAGATATCAAGAACCTCGAGAAACCCGTCGGAGACATCTTCTAGAAACGCTTTTTGAGTTTTTGTCCATTGAAAACGGAGGAAAACTTCGACAACCTCGTACATGTTCTTTAAAACTCCGAGTTTCCGACAAGCAGACTCTGGACTTTTCTTAAGTATCAGAAGATGATCTTCGATGGATCGTGACAGAGGATGAACGTTTTCGGGCCAGCTTGTTGAACGCACGTGTGCACCAGATGATGATGAAGTAGCAGCCATGGATCGAAGGACTCAATAGAGAAGTTAATGTATAAGTCAAAAAG includes:
- the LOC106299453 gene encoding indole-3-acetic acid-induced protein ARG7, which produces MKRLYSKGMRLSELMEKWRKRKKGHFTVYTKEGKRFVLPLDYLNHPILQVLLEMAEDEFGTTIDGPLKIPCDGSLMDHVIMLVRRSISHNYDDDEVGKKSEDCSTSTCKGALISSLIPLFRGHNQLRSLVS
- the LOC106298633 gene encoding NADH dehydrogenase [ubiquinone] 1 beta subcomplex subunit 2, coding for MGGGGGITYKGVTVHTPKTWHTVAGKGLCGVMWFWILYRAKQDGPVVMGWRHPWDGHGDHGHGGDHH
- the LOC106299591 gene encoding uncharacterized protein LOC106299591, which produces MAQINFEGLRELHDCANYLLDHCPKTRESLSEQGQEKWTEQVSEASLRMLDICSVSKDVMTLVKHSLHDLQLTLRGNESSDVNEKIAAYNQYKNRLKKEILKCLNCLKSMKRTGGGVAMPTELNLLFVAEVLKEVRGAVVTMVESLFSLGCIPWLEKRSSKGSLSSIFTSRSSDWLDDIWDETAVQSAATRLEAAEIAVEELEIELESIFRRLIHTRVSLLNIITS
- the LOC106298157 gene encoding uncharacterized protein LOC106298157; translation: MAATSSSSGAHVRSTSWPENVHPLSRSIEDHLLILKKSPESACRKLGVLKNMYEVVEVFLRFQWTKTQKAFLEDVSDGFLEVLDICYTIRDVLMEAKEQVRELESSLRRRVIRSKSGGDHDAFLTREIDAYVFKRRVLSRKIGKQLKMKNKKKKKDCGGAINVMKKVKETSFDVLVSLLMEVVTMNHKQISRSGCRGIMSRIFNKKNQEAEGDELKKLRETEQMIEATEGELECVYKKLLKTRVSLLNMLTL